The proteins below are encoded in one region of Ostrinia nubilalis chromosome 3, ilOstNubi1.1, whole genome shotgun sequence:
- the LOC135087766 gene encoding NADH dehydrogenase (ubiquinone) complex I, assembly factor 6 isoform X2 produces MTKAIRSPALVVRAFNVEVARIQDQTTDPQTAAFRLQFWHDALTIIFKKDQKQQNIPANPIAQELFKVCSCYSLPRRHLERLVTSRSGLIKTRYFRSLEDLERYAEDAVSPIYYLLLNVAGVADIHADHAASHLGKAQGIANVLRSIYVSNNHKIMSLPMDILMKHGISQEEVLRGIDSENMRNVTFEVASQANSHLEKARKIAIPKIVNQIFLPAAAVEAYLKKLQKANFNIFDKSLQMQNTTLPFSLYYRRLMNKY; encoded by the exons ATGACGAAAGCCATTCGGTCGCCAGCCCTGGTTGTAAGAGCTTTTAATGTAGAAGTAGCTCGAATACAGGACCAGACCACGGACCCGCAGACAGCAGCATTCAGGCTTCAGTTCTGGCATGATGCGCTGACTATAATATTCAAaaaagaccagaaacaacaaaaTATTCCAGCAAATCCTATTGCACAAGAACTATTCAAA GTGTGTAGCTGCTATTCCTTACCTAGACGACATTTAGAGAGACTGGTGACGTCGAGAAGTGGTTTAATTAAAACACGCTACTTCCGTAGCTTAGAAGATTTGGAAAGATATGCAGAGGATGCTGTTTCACCTATATATTATTTGCTTTTAAATGTAGCAGGTGTTGCTGATATACATGCAGACCATGCTGCTTCCCACTTAGGAAAAGCCCAAGGAATAGCTAATGTCCTTAG ATCAATCTATGTTTCaaataatcataaaattatGTCTCTTCCTATGGATATACTCATGAAGCATGGTATTAGCCAAGAGGAAGTTTTAAGAGGTATTGACAGTGAAAATATGAGAAATGTTACATTTGAAGTTGCCAGCCAGGCTAATAGTCACTTGGAAAAG GCCAGAAAAATAGCAATACCAAAAATAGTGAATCAAATATTTTTGCCTGCAGCTGCCGTTGAGGCATACttgaaaaaactacaaaaagctAATTTCAATATCTTTGATAAGTCACTTCAGATGCAGAACACTACCCTGCCGTTTAGTCTTTACTATAGGAGGCTAATGAATAAATATTAG
- the LOC135087766 gene encoding NADH dehydrogenase (ubiquinone) complex I, assembly factor 6 homolog isoform X1 → MKLRNLLYLNSVFKNPVIVFGPFVRNASSNKNSLKYCANIVRQHDYENFLATLLMTKAIRSPALVVRAFNVEVARIQDQTTDPQTAAFRLQFWHDALTIIFKKDQKQQNIPANPIAQELFKVCSCYSLPRRHLERLVTSRSGLIKTRYFRSLEDLERYAEDAVSPIYYLLLNVAGVADIHADHAASHLGKAQGIANVLRSIYVSNNHKIMSLPMDILMKHGISQEEVLRGIDSENMRNVTFEVASQANSHLEKARKIAIPKIVNQIFLPAAAVEAYLKKLQKANFNIFDKSLQMQNTTLPFSLYYRRLMNKY, encoded by the exons atgaaactaCGTAATTTATTGTACTTGAATAGTGTATTTAAAAACCCGGTTATTGTTTTTGGGCCGTTCGTTAGAAATGCATCTTCCAATAAGAATTCTTTAAAATACTGTGCAAACATTGTTAG ACAGCACGACTATGAGAATTTCCTAGCGACTCTACTAATGACGAAAGCCATTCGGTCGCCAGCCCTGGTTGTAAGAGCTTTTAATGTAGAAGTAGCTCGAATACAGGACCAGACCACGGACCCGCAGACAGCAGCATTCAGGCTTCAGTTCTGGCATGATGCGCTGACTATAATATTCAAaaaagaccagaaacaacaaaaTATTCCAGCAAATCCTATTGCACAAGAACTATTCAAA GTGTGTAGCTGCTATTCCTTACCTAGACGACATTTAGAGAGACTGGTGACGTCGAGAAGTGGTTTAATTAAAACACGCTACTTCCGTAGCTTAGAAGATTTGGAAAGATATGCAGAGGATGCTGTTTCACCTATATATTATTTGCTTTTAAATGTAGCAGGTGTTGCTGATATACATGCAGACCATGCTGCTTCCCACTTAGGAAAAGCCCAAGGAATAGCTAATGTCCTTAG ATCAATCTATGTTTCaaataatcataaaattatGTCTCTTCCTATGGATATACTCATGAAGCATGGTATTAGCCAAGAGGAAGTTTTAAGAGGTATTGACAGTGAAAATATGAGAAATGTTACATTTGAAGTTGCCAGCCAGGCTAATAGTCACTTGGAAAAG GCCAGAAAAATAGCAATACCAAAAATAGTGAATCAAATATTTTTGCCTGCAGCTGCCGTTGAGGCATACttgaaaaaactacaaaaagctAATTTCAATATCTTTGATAAGTCACTTCAGATGCAGAACACTACCCTGCCGTTTAGTCTTTACTATAGGAGGCTAATGAATAAATATTAG